The genome window CCGCAATATTGAGCAGGGCGGTGTTAAACTGGGCGAAGAGAAAGTCGAGGATGTCAAGCGTTTGGTTACTTTGGCTGATTTTACCGACAACAAACTTTTGCTGCAAAAAGGTAAAAAGAAGTTCTGTCAGGTTGTGTTAAAGGACTAAAAGCATACAAACCACATTTGGATAAGAGCTTAAACAGGCAATGAATGCAAAAGGGCCGCTGCAAAATGCAGCAACCCTTTTTTTAGTTCTATTACCTATTCGGCAAAGCGTGTGAAACGCCCTGTCCAAATCTATAAATCTCATTAAATTCCGTTATTCTCCTGGCGAATCAGCGAATCGCCGCAATCAGCGCTTTGACGGCTGCTTCAATCCTCTGCTCATCCTCCGATTTCGGCGCGCCGTTAAATTCACAGGCATCGACTACTTCCCAGTCCAGTTTGGCTGCCGCCAAAATCTCATCCATTTCTTTTTTGGCACCGCCTGACCAGCCGTAAGAGCCCATATAAGCCACCTTCTTCGGGCTGATTTTCTTGCGGCCCATTTCATCCAAAGCTGCCGCCATTGCCGGGAACATCTTATTTTCATAAGTCGGTGCGGCAATCAAAAGTCCGGCGGAGCGAATGCTCTTGGACAAAATCTCGCCGATAGCCGCATACGGCACACGCAGAATATGATACGGCATCTTTTCCTGCTGCAAAATCTGCTCGGCATATTTAACCGCTTTTTCCGTCATGCCATACATCGACGCCCATAAAATGGTAATTTCCGGCAGGGGCTTGCCCTCTCTGAAATTAACGATATCTTCGTATCTTTGAATAATGGCCGCCGGATTCTGCCGGTAAATCGGGCCGTGTCCGGAAGCAATCACCGCCGGAGCAAACTCTTTAGCAACGGCAATCGCCTTTTGAACCGGTTTTTGGAAGGTAGCCAGCACATTGGAAAAATACCGAATTTCCTCTTCATAAAAATATGCCTGTTCTTCCGCCGTCATGTCCTCATCAAAGGGACAGTGTTTGGTCTGGCCAAAGCTGCCGAACATATCACAGGGAAATAAGGTTTTAGTTGAAAGCTCCATAGTCATCATCGTATCCGGCCAGTGTACACCCGGCACCGCAGCAAACTTCAGCTTTTTGCCGCCGCCCAAATCCAGCTCGTCACCGTTTTTAACGATATGCACATTTTCTGTTTGGCCGTAAAAGGCTTTCAGCAAATCAGCCGCTTTGGCGGTGCAATACACTTCAAACTGATCCGTAATCTTTTTAAATGACTCAATCCAGCCGGAATGGTCCGGTTCCATATGATTGATAATCAGATAATCAATGTCCTCCGGTTTGATTTGCAGTTCGTCCAAAAGCCGAAACAATGTTTCCGGCACCCCATCCCAACCGCAAACGCCGTCAATAATCGCCGTTTTTTCGCCCTTGACAATAAAGGAATTAACCGTTACGCCTTGGGGGATCTCCCACATCTCCTCAAATAAGAGTGCCGAATCTTCCAAATTGACCGACAGCATATAAATATCATCCGTTACTTTAACTGGTTTCATTTTAACCTCCTAACCTATCCTCGTTTATCCGTTGCTTTTTTCTAGCCTTTATCTTTCAAATAACCAATTCCACTAAACTACCCTATAAAGTTCAGGGGAGCACTGATAATTCGCTTTCTGCGAATTATCAGTGTCGGCGTCCACGCCAATAGCTATTTAAGTATGATATGCCTCCCGAGAGCAAGCTCTCTCGGCATATCATGCTTAACCTGCGCTTCCTCCTCTATTTTCCTATAAAGTTCAGGGGAGCACTGATAATTCGCTTTCTGCGAATTATCAGTGTCGCCGTCCACGCCAATAGCTATTTAAGAACGATATACCTCTCGAGAGCAAGCTCTCTCGGCATATCATTCTTAAATAGCTGCTCCCCTGAACTTTATGTCAAATTTCTCATCCATTTCTTGCTGAATGTCCGCCACAGAGTCAGCGTCACTTTGACGACTTCTTCCATGCTGATCGCAGCCACTACAAACCAAATATCCCACTTAAAATACAGCCCGGTTATAAATGCCAGCGGCACGGCTACCACCCAAACACCCAGCCCGTCAATCAGGGCGGTAAAAAAGGTATCGCCGCCGCTCCGTAAAATACCGACCACTGTAATCGTGTTTAAGGTTCGGGGCAAAAGCGCCGCCGCCATCACATATAAGGAGCGGACAACATATAAATGTACCGTCGGCGTCAGCGGGAAAAGCCCGACTGTCACCTCCGCCAGAAGTACGACCAGTACCGCTAAAAATAAAGCAATCGCCACTCCCAGTTTAATAAACTCAATCGCCTCTTGATAGGCCTTCGTCAAATCCCCTTTGCCCAAAGTATTGCCCAAAATAATAGCTGCCGAATTGGACAAACCGATAATCAGGACAAAAGCCATCTGCTCTATGGTTTGATAAATCGTCATGGCCGACATCACCTCAGTGCCCATTTTCCCGAACACAACCGCATACATGGTGACACCGCTTGACCAGACAACTTCATTGACCACCGCCGGCCCGGCAATGACAATATACTTTTTAACCAGCTCCAGGGGATAAGAAAAAATCTCCGACAAACGACCGGACGGTGCTAATTTCCGCCGATTGCACATAATCAGCAAAATCAACATCTCCAGAACCCGGGACAGAAGCGTAGCAATTGCCGCTCCGACTACTCCCAGCGCCGGCAGGCCAAAATGGCCAAAAATCAAAACCCAGTTTAAAATCGTATTTAAACCAATCGCCACAATCGAAACCAGCAGCGGCAGCTTAACCTCCTTGGTCGAGCGCAAAGTAAAGACCGTAGCAAAACTAATCGCATTAAAGAAATAACTAAAACCAACCCAGCGCAAGTAAGCCGCGCCTTCCCTGATAACACCGGCATCGCCGGAAAAGAAGTGCATGACCCATTCCGGCACCAGAAGCGCCAGCACCCCAAAAATCAGGGAAATCACCATGCCAAAGGTCAAAGTGATGCCATATACCTGCTTAATGCTTTTGTAATCCTTCGCCCCCCAGTACTGCGCCGTCAAAATCGCCGAACCGCTGCTCATTCCAAATAAAAATAAATTAAACATGAAATACAGCTTGTTCGCGCCGCCGACACCGGCAATTGATTCATTGCTGAGCGAGCTGATCATAAATACATCAACCATGTTCAAACTGGAGATAACCAGCTGCTGCAATGCAATCGGCGCGGCAATGACCGCCACCTTTTTATAAAAACTCTTTTGCATTTTCCGCTCCCGTTAAACCGGCTGTGAATCCGAAGTTTCTTTGGAATACCGGTCAATTTCCCGATCTTCGATGTGAAGACCCTCCTCTAAAATATCAAAATAATCAATCTCAAACTGATATTTCCCATTTCGGTAGTACTCTCTCGGTACCCGCTTGCCGATCAGACACATGATTTCATAGTTAATGGTTTGGCAAAGTTCAGCCGCTTCCTCAATCGAAATCCTCTGCCCGCCTTGCTGACCAAGTAAAACCACCTCGTCACCGGCCACCGCTTCCGGAATGGCGCTGAGGTCAACCATCATCTGATCCATACACACCCGGCCAATCACCGGGGCGTACCGACCGCGAATCAAAACCCGACCGCGGTTTGACAAAATCCGCTGATAGCCATCGGCATAGCCAATCGAAACCGTGCCGATTCTGGTTGGCTTATCCGTTTGATAAATCCCGCCGTAGCTGATTGACCGCCCGGCCGGAACTTCCTTAACAAAAATCAGACGTGAACAAATGGACAGGGCCGGTTTTAATGTAATTTGGTCTTTGCCCGTAAACTCCGACGGATAAGAGCCGTATAAGATGATGCCGGCTCGTACCATCGTAAAATAAGATTCGGCATAATTCAAAATCCCGGCACTGTTGGCGGCATGAATCTCCTCGGGGCAAACTCCCGCTGCTTTCAGCTGTTCGATAAAAAAAGCAAACTCCCGAAGCTGCTCCCTAGTATAAGTTTCATCTTCCTCATCGGCCTTCGCGAAATGGGTAAATAAGCCTTCCGTTTCAAGAAACGGCAGTGCCGCAATCCGTTTAATTTCCTCGACGGAAGCCTGACTGACGGCAAAGCCCAGCCGCCCCATCCCGGTATCGACCTTGATGTGAACTTTGACCTTATGCCCGGATTTGGCCGCCGCTTCGTTAATCTCAGCCGCCATGACCGGTTCATACACCGTCTGCGCCAAGTCAAAAGCAGCCAGATCCGGATAATCCTCCGGGCCAGTAAAGCCCAAAATCAAAATCGGCGTTTGAATGCCGTTTTTGCGCAGCGAAATCCCTTCCTGAATCGTAGCCACGCCGAACATATCAATTCCCAGTTCCACCAGCTCCCGTGCCACCGGCAAAGCGCCGTGTCCGTATGCGTCGGCTTTGATAATTCCCATGATTTTAACCTTTTCCGGCAATGTCTGCCGGATAGCGCCGTAATTGTGGCGAATGGCGTCCAAATCCACCTTCGCCGTTACTCTCTTAAAAGCCATCATTTCCTCACAAATTATGTTACAGTTCAGGTATCTTAGGTTTGATATTTCCCATGTAAGCAGGCTTTCCGGTCGTATCGACCATAAAGCTGCCGTTGCCTATCCTTCCCTATCGTTCCGGCAAGCACTCGTAATTCGCTTCGCAAAGTACGAGTGTGGCGCCCACGCAAATGGATAGTTGTACTTGCCTAAACCGTACCCAGATTTCCGATAATATCACTGGCCAGCATAGCAGCCGGCCCTTTTTGCCGGCAGGCCAGATCACCCGCTAAACTGTGCCGGTAAACGCCGTAAAGGATGGCTTTCACCTGATCCCTGCCGGCTGCTCCCGCCAAAAGGCCCGCTAAACAGCCGGACAGCACATCACCGCTGCCGCCGGTAGCCATACCTTCGTTTCCTAAAGGATTAATATAACATTTTCCGTCCGGAAATGCAATCACTGTTCGGTAATTTTTCAGAACGATGACCGCATTCCAGCTTTTGGCAAAGCGTCCGGCCAGATCCAAACTGTTTTCTTCTATTTGCTCTACGGATAGGCCGGTTAATCTTTCCATTTCTTTTAAATGCGGCGTCAATACCTTTAATTCCGTTCTTTGACTGCACAAATGCAGGAGCTTGGGATGCTCGGCCAAAAGCGTCAATGCATCCGCATCAATTACCAGCGGCAGTTTCGATGCCAGCGTCATCCGCAGCAGCTCATACGCCTTCGGACCGGTTGACAAGCCCGGGCCGATCAAAATGGCATCCTTGCCTTCAATTTCCCGGCTGAACTCATACTTATCCGTCTCCTCCGGCGTTTCTTCATAAACATCGACAATTACTTCCGGCAGTCTGGTCAGCAGGGGAATGCGATTATTTTCCGCGGTATAGGCATAAACCAGACCCGCTCCGCTGCGATAAGCTGCCTCAGCCGTCAGCAGAAGCGCGCCGCCCATTTGGCCGCTGCCGGCAATCACCAGTGCCCGGCCCATCGTCCCCTTATGAGCAAAGGGACGTTTCGGCGGAAAATCCGGCCACAGCGCCGGATTAAGGACAAAAGTCTGCGGCCGAACCGAATCATATGCCGCCGGCGGCAGCTCAATATCGGCCAAAACCATTTCGCCGCAGTATTCTTTGGCTCTGCCTAAAAGATTTCCCCGTTTATAGGCGGCCAGCACGATGGTTTTATCGGCCCTGACCGCCGTACCCATCACCGTTCCCCGTTCTCCGTTTAAACCGCTGGGAATATCAATCGAGTACTTCGGCGCCGGCGATTGGTTGATCGTTTCCACCGCCTGATAATACAAATCACCCAGCCGCCGGTTGCATCCCGTTCCCAAAAGGGCATCCACCAGCAGCGCCGCCGTCTGCCATTCCCGGCGAAGCGTTTCCGTTATCCTGCTGACGGCTTCACATTCAATCCCCAAAGCCGCCGCCGCGTAATAATTGACCGTCGCATCCGGTGTCAAATCATCGCTCTCAGCCAGCAGATATATCTTGACCGAATAGTTATGCAGAAACAGCTGGCGCGCGAGAGCCAAGCCGTCGCCGCCGTTATTGCCCCGGCCGGCAATAACCGCTATCCGGCTGTCCGGTGGAAAGTCCTGCCGGATTTCCTGTAAGACGGCATGAGCCGCGTTTTCCATTAAAACAATACCGGGAATATGCAAATCATAAGACGCACTTTTATCAGCTGCTGCCATTTGCTCCGGAGTTAAAACATAATTCATTTCCGTCTCCCCTCTAAGCATTTTATTCTCAATGCAAGAAAGGATATACCTAATGTATATCCCTTATCGTTCCATTACCGCTGCCGCCATAATATGCCGTTCGGTGTCGGACAAACTGACATGAACTTTTTTAATGCGTAGACGCAGCGCCATCTTTCCAGCCCGGCCATGCAGCCGGACATAGGGCTTGCCCGCGGCATCCCGCAAAACCTCAATCTCAACCGGCCCAAAATAACGGAAACCAAAACCAAACGCTTTTGCCACCGCTTCCTTGACTGCAAAATTATTGGCCAGCTGCCGCGGACTTAACGCCAACTCAGCCGCCGTATAATATTTTTCCCGAAAACCGGGACGCTCCAGCGCCGCCCGAATCCGCTCTGTTTCCAGCAAATCAATGCCGATGCCCCGGATCATGGCTTAACGCCTCCTGCCCCTTCAGCCAAAAAAGCCGAATCCTCGGCATCCTGTTCCTGCCCCTTTAAATCATATATTTTCCGGTTCATTTGCCGACCGATGAAAAACTCATCCAATTCATCTAACAGCTCCGCTCCCAGAATCTGATGCAGCCTTTGATAAATCGCGTCGTTTCGCTCTTCAATTTCCACCCGACGCTCCAATTTGGCGCGCAGCCGCCTTCTCAAATCATTGATTTCTTCCGCCAAAAGCTGATATTCTTTGGTATTTTCAATCAGCTTGGGATAAAAAAACTCAGCCGTTTGAAAAATCAATTCCTTATTACATTCGTCAATCTGATGCGGCAAATCCAGCAGCAAATCTCCGCCTTCATCCATCCGCGCATTTAAGTCCTGAATCAGACTGGTATTGGTTTCCATTTTTTTCTCCAGCTGATCTGTACTTTCCTCGGAAATGCTGTTCATGTCGGCCAAGATGCCTTCCAAAAGCTGTTTTTTTAAGCCTTCGTATTCCTTCAGTTCCTGCTTAACCTGGCTGTATTTCTTGACCAGCACCTCCAGCCGCTTTTCCGCCGCCTGAATCTTAGCCGGTTTTTTTCCCATAAACAAATCATGCCAGTCCTTATTGACAATCAGTACCGGAATAGATTTTCGCAGCGCCGGCTTCCTTTTCGGTTCCTTTTTTTTTGCAATCGAAAACATGGTTTTCTCCTTTATCAAACCTAAGTCAACTTCTTTTGCTTTTCCTGCGCTGTCTTTTGATTATAGTTTAGGCAAGCCGATATTTATGCCTGATATGCCGGAGAGAGCTTCTTTTCCAAAGGCATACCAAGTATCAATACCTATTTGCCTAACATTCACATTCACATTCATATTTCACTTTTCGCAAATTCTGAATGACTTGTCTGAAGTGAGCAATAGCGTCAATGTTTTTCGTTTTTAGCAGTCAGTTTTTCATTAATCGCATAGGACAGTGTCATCAGGCTTTCCGACAAGTGCACATTTTCAATGCAAACCTTGCCGCTGGAGGAATGAAGATCAATCGGCGCAAAGTTCCAAATCCCCTTAACACCCCATTTTCCCAGATTCATCGCCATTTCCGGCGCTTTCTGCTTGGGCAGCGTCAGCACAGCGATATCCACATCATTTTCCTGCATAAAGCCTTCAATTTCCGCCACATCTCTAATTTCAATATCCCGGACAATCATGCCGATCAGGCGGGGATTGACATCAAATAAGCCCTTCACTTTAAAGCCCTTGCGCTCAAACTCGATATAATTGGCCAGCGCCTGTCCCAAATTGCCGACCCCGATAATAATGATATTATACTCCTTTTCCAGGCCCAAGATTTTGCCAATGGAAGTATACAGATATTCGACATTGTAGCCGTAGCCCTGTTGGCCGAACTCGCCGAAGTTATTTAAATCCTGCCGGATCTGCGAGGCCGTCACCCCCATCCGCTCGCTTAATTCCTTGGAAGAAGTCCGAATCACATCGTTTTCCAATAAATCTCCCAAATACCGATAATACCGCGGCAATCTTTTGATGACCGCCTGTGAAATTTTTTTCATCTGCCTGCTCCTTTTTACATGATAAAATCTTCAGCCGACTTTCCTTTCTCCGTCATGGCTGACTGCCATAAAATTAATTCTATTATATAGATATGTGAAAAGCTTGTCAACCGAACTAACTTTATTTTTAGCGAATTTCTTTGATTTTGGCAAACAGCTCCCGGTTTTCTTCAATCTTCTTTTTGCTGCCGACCGTACAAATATAATCGGTCGTCAAAACCTGCTCATAAAACTTGCTCATATTTTTCAGCTCATCTAAGCTCGTATCTAAAATTTCCCGCCGGGTCTGACTTTCTTCTTCCGGGCTCAGTTCGCTGAAATGCATGGCCATAATTTTGGCATTTTCCATCGATGGTGTCAGCGGCGTATCAATTCCGGCAATTGTTCCGATAATTGTATTCTTGATTTCTTCCTCGGTAATATTCAGATTTTCAAAATAAGAAACAATCCCTTCATACGCCCGGTAGGTTTCGGCAATATTCGGATCGCGGTAAGAAATCAGCATCATATCGCCGGAACGACGGATTGCCGACATGCCGCCGTAAGCGCCGCCTTCGACCCGAACTTTGTTCCACAAATAATCGGTATTGAGCAAATGATTCGCCACCTGAAACATCCCGGAATAAGTATAGCCGAAGCGCTTATAATTCATAACTTTAGCCGCATAGTTAACATTGCCGGACGTAATAAAGGCTTCTTTTCGATTGCCAAATACGCTGCGCTCCGCCTCCGGCCGGTAATCGGCATCGACCTGATGCCGGCTGATATAATCAGCCAACCTCCGGCGCACCTCGGCCTCATCGGCCTCGGCATAAGTCACAGCCAGTGTCAGTTTGGACTGGCTGACAATTTCCGCCAATATTTTTTTCATCAGGCCGCCCAACTCCCGCAAATCCTTTTCGGATGCTTGTTTCCACTGCTGAATAAAATCATAGAAGGAAACACCGCTGCTCAGTTCATCAAAGTAGGCACTCTTGGAATAGTAGCTGAGTGCTCTGGTCGCCGCTGTGATATGGCCGCCGCTGACCAGCGTCATTTGCATCTGTGAGGCCGTTTCCTTAATCAAATCACCGAGCCGCTTAGCATCATCAAACTTGGGATCCGCCAGCAGTTCATCAAACAATTCCAGCATTTTGCCTAGGGATGCCGCAAAGGACTTGCCTTTCAGCTCCATACCGATGCGGAACCGGTCGGTATTGTTCTTATAGCCGTAAAGCAGGAGCTTGGATGTAATCCCGCCGGTATGCTCATTGATCTCATCGACCAACTGGCTGTAATGATAATTTTTTGAACTTACCGAAGTCAAATAAGAGGTCAGCAGGCTAACCACCGGCACTTGCTCCTCCGGCAGCCAATTGATTTCAAAAAAAGCTTTCAGATATACGATGCCCGATGTATTGGCCGGATGATACAGCACATGAACTCCGTCCTGATATTCGGTTTGGTATTTGAGAGCGGCTTTTTCCCTTTGGATATCGGATAGCTCCAGGGTCGGAATCAACGCCAAATCCTCTTTCCGGTCCGGCTCGGCCTGATAGGCCAACAGTTCCTGATTCTTTTGAATCAATGCCGTCCGTTCCTCAGCTGATAAGCTTTCTTTATAGGCAGCCAAATGCCGCGCCAGCTCGGCTTCTCTCTCCGCCGCCATAGTCAGAGAAGGACTCATGATAATAAAACAGCAATGATTGTTTTGCAGCAAATATTTTTGAATATAGCGCTCAAACTCTCCGCCGGCCGCCGCCCGCCGCAGTTCCGCCAGCAGTCCGTCATAATCAAAAAAGGCAAACGGCGGCTGATCATAAAGCCAGCTTTCCAAAACCTGAAAATTAAAAATAATCCCCTTGGGCATACTGCCAAAGTCGGCTTCCCGCAGCCGGAACTCAAAAACATTAATCGCTGCCTGCAATTTTTTCGGGTCAAGCCCCGTTTCCGCAATTTGGCGCAAAGTATCCTGTACGCAGTCCAAAAACTCCTGCCGGCGCTGCGGGGAAACATTTTTGACAGTCACAGCAAAAGTGTTTTCCCGAATATCACTGTCAAAAAAACCGTAAACCTCCTCGCCCATGTTTCTCTCCGCCAGCTTTTCTTTGAGCAGCGCGCCGGGCGCATCCAATAAAATATATTCCAAAATCGACATCGCCAGCTTTTCCCCTACCGGCAATTCTCCCAGACAATAATTCAGGCTGAAAAAGGCTTTTTCTTCCGGTTCTTCATCCTCCGGCAGCGGATACTGCAAATGATACTCCACAGGCTCCTCCCAGGGCGCAACCGGCGGCAGCGCAGACTCCGGCTGACGATAATCAAAGCCTGCCAAATAAGTATTCAGCCGCTCCAATTCGGCGGCAATGTCAATATCACCATAATAAAAAATATAGCTGTTGGACGGATGATAATGGCGACGATGAAAGTCCAGAAATTCCTCATAACTAAGGCTTGGGATTTCCTCCGGAATCCCGCCGGAATCATAGCCGTAGGGATGTCCCGGAAAAAGCGCGGTTTGAATATTGCGGTCCAGGAGCTGCTCCGGCGTGGAAAACGCCCCCTGCATTTCATTATAAACCACACCCTTAATCGTAACCGGATCTTCTTCCTTCAGCAGCTCGTAATGCCAGCCCTCCTGCGCAAAAATTTTGGAATTGGTATAAATATTGGGATGAAAAACGGCGTCCATATAGACGTCCATCAGATTATGCAGATCTTTTAAATTGCAGCTGGCAACCGGATATATGGTTTTATCCGGCGAAGTCATGGCATTTAAAAAGGTATTGAGCGAAGTTTTTCCCAGTTGAATAAAGGGATCTTTAATCGGAAACTTTTCCGAACCATTTAAGACCGAATGCTCTAAAATATGAGCCACACCGTTGCTTTTTTCCGGCGGCGTCCGAAAGCAAATGGAAAACACCCGGTTTTCGTCATTGTTTTTTAAAATACAGACTCTGGCTTTCGTCCGCTTATGCTGATATAAGTATCCCCTGCTCTCAATATCAGACAAATCCGCTTCCTGCACCAATTCAAAATATTCCATCTCGACTCCTCACTCTATTAATGTAAAAAATCATATTTTCTATCCAGTCCGACCGTGCTTTCAATCAGGCACGACCCCAGACAAACTTCCTGCCGGTACAATGCCGCTGCCTGCCCCGGCGTGACACCCTTCATCGGCGTGGCGGCATAATCAATATGCATCTTGCCGGCCTGCCTGGTCACTACCACCGGCACATCCGGCTGCCGGTAGCGGAACTTCGCCGTGCAGTGCAGCGGAAATTCCGGTTCCTCCTCCAGCGTCCAGGCCATATCCGTTCCGGTCAGCGCCGTGCTGTACAGCGCCGGGTGATCTTCGCCTTGAGCCACATATAAAATATTATGAGCCAAATCCTTACCAGCCACAAACCACGGCCGACCATCGCCGACACCGCCCAGACCAATTCCCTTTCTTTGCCCCAGAGTATAATGAATCAGACCGGTATGCGTACCGACTGTCCGCCCGTCCACATCCTTCATTTCACCGGGATCGGCCTTTAGAAACTGATCTAAAAAACGGTTAAAATTGCGTTCGCCGATAAAGCAAACCCCGGTTGAATCTTTTTTTCCGGCGGTAGCCAAATCATATCGGCGGGCAATTTCCCGCACCTCGCGCTTGTGCAGGTGACCGATCGGAAACAGGCTTTTCGCCAGTGCTTTCTGTCCAATCCGTGATAAAAAATAGCTTTGATCTTTGCCCTCATCAGCCCCGCGCAACAGGCAGTATTTGCCGCCCCTTTCCTCGACCTGCGCATAGTGCCCCATGGCAATATAGTCGCAGTCCAGCCGAAGTGCATAGTCTAAAAAAGCGTTAAACTTAATCTCCTGATTGCACATCACGTCCGGGTTTGGGGTACGGCCGCTCCGGTATTCCCGCAAAAAATACTGAAACACCCTGTCCCAGTATTCCTTTTCAAAGTTGACCGTATAAAAAGGAATCTGCAGCCGGCCGGCTACCTGCCCGGCATCTCTGGCATCCTCCTCGGCAGTACAAACTCCGCTGTCATCGGTTTCGTCCCAATTTTTCATAAACAGGCCGATCACATCATAGCCCTGCTCTTTTAATAAAACGGCCGCCACGGAGGAGTCTACTCCTCCGCTTAAGCCCAGAATTACTCTTTTCGGCATCTTATTCCGCCGCTTCCAAAGCAATTTTCATCATATTTTGAAAAGCAGTCTGCCTTTCTTCACTGGTGGTAATTTGATCCTTCACCAGTGAATCGGAAATCGTCACCAGACAGGCGGCGTGCTTGCCCAGCACTTTGGCGTTGGAAAAGAGGGCAAAGGATTCCATCTCCACCGCTACGCAGCCCTGCTGATCTCTGATTTCTTTAAAGCTTTGGGCATTGTCCGTCCGGTAAAATACATCCGAAGAATGCAGCCGGCCGGTATGCAGCGGAATTCCCAGTCCTTCCGCCGCCTTGGTCAATTTCTGATTCAAAATCGGCGAAGCTGCCAGCACATGCTGATCATAGCCGTCCTGGCATAAAGCATAGGTGGATTCCGACCAGGCGTCCGATGCCAGCAGCACATCATAAACATTTAAATCTTCGACATAAGCGCCGGCCGAACCAATCCGGATAATATTTTCCACACCATAAAAAGCAAATAATTCATACGAATAAATACCAATACTAGGCATGCCCATGCCCGAACCCATGACTGTCACTTTTTTGCCCAGATACTCTCCGGTAAAGCCCAGCATATTCCGGACGGAATTGATTTGTCTGACATTTTTTAAAAAGGTATCGGCAATAAACTTGGCCCGCAGCGGGTCCCCCGGCATCAGTACGGTCTTAGTCAGTAAACCGGGATCGGTAATTTCAATATGAGGAGTTGGAATCATCATAATTTTCTGAAATGCTGTCTGCATTTCTCTCCTTTCCGTTTTTATTATGCCCGAACCGAATAATTCGGCGCTTCCTTAGTGATCTGAATGTCATGCGGATGACTTTCCTGCAAAGATGCTGCCGTAATCTTAATCAGTCTGGCCTTGGTCCTGAGTTCTTCAATCGTGGCGCAGCCGGCATAGCCCATGCCCGCTCTTAAACCGCCGATCATCTGATAAACTGTATCCTGGAGCTTACCCTTATAGGCCACCCGGCCTTCCACGCCCTCCGGCACGAGCTTGGATACGTCATTTTCACCGGCCTGGAAATAGCGGTCTTTGCTGCCCTTTTCCATGGCGCCCAACGAGCCCATCCCGCGGTAAACCTTGTACTTGCGGCCTTGGTACAGCTCGGTTTGGCCCGGACTTTCTTCCGTTCCGGCAAACAGCCCGCCAATCATGCAGACATAACCGCCGGCAATAATTGCCTTGACGATATCTCCGGAATATTTAATCCCGCCATCGGCGATAATCGGAATACCGTAGGGCTTCGCCGCCTCGGCG of Lachnospiraceae bacterium oral taxon 500 contains these proteins:
- a CDS encoding peptidase M16 — encoded protein: MEYFELVQEADLSDIESRGYLYQHKRTKARVCILKNNDENRVFSICFRTPPEKSNGVAHILEHSVLNGSEKFPIKDPFIQLGKTSLNTFLNAMTSPDKTIYPVASCNLKDLHNLMDVYMDAVFHPNIYTNSKIFAQEGWHYELLKEEDPVTIKGVVYNEMQGAFSTPEQLLDRNIQTALFPGHPYGYDSGGIPEEIPSLSYEEFLDFHRRHYHPSNSYIFYYGDIDIAAELERLNTYLAGFDYRQPESALPPVAPWEEPVEYHLQYPLPEDEEPEEKAFFSLNYCLGELPVGEKLAMSILEYILLDAPGALLKEKLAERNMGEEVYGFFDSDIRENTFAVTVKNVSPQRRQEFLDCVQDTLRQIAETGLDPKKLQAAINVFEFRLREADFGSMPKGIIFNFQVLESWLYDQPPFAFFDYDGLLAELRRAAAGGEFERYIQKYLLQNNHCCFIIMSPSLTMAAEREAELARHLAAYKESLSAEERTALIQKNQELLAYQAEPDRKEDLALIPTLELSDIQREKAALKYQTEYQDGVHVLYHPANTSGIVYLKAFFEINWLPEEQVPVVSLLTSYLTSVSSKNYHYSQLVDEINEHTGGITSKLLLYGYKNNTDRFRIGMELKGKSFAASLGKMLELFDELLADPKFDDAKRLGDLIKETASQMQMTLVSGGHITAATRALSYYSKSAYFDELSSGVSFYDFIQQWKQASEKDLRELGGLMKKILAEIVSQSKLTLAVTYAEADEAEVRRRLADYISRHQVDADYRPEAERSVFGNRKEAFITSGNVNYAAKVMNYKRFGYTYSGMFQVANHLLNTDYLWNKVRVEGGAYGGMSAIRRSGDMMLISYRDPNIAETYRAYEGIVSYFENLNITEEEIKNTIIGTIAGIDTPLTPSMENAKIMAMHFSELSPEEESQTRREILDTSLDELKNMSKFYEQVLTTDYICTVGSKKKIEENRELFAKIKEIR
- a CDS encoding tRNA 2-thiouridine(34) synthase MnmA, which produces MPKRVILGLSGGVDSSVAAVLLKEQGYDVIGLFMKNWDETDDSGVCTAEEDARDAGQVAGRLQIPFYTVNFEKEYWDRVFQYFLREYRSGRTPNPDVMCNQEIKFNAFLDYALRLDCDYIAMGHYAQVEERGGKYCLLRGADEGKDQSYFLSRIGQKALAKSLFPIGHLHKREVREIARRYDLATAGKKDSTGVCFIGERNFNRFLDQFLKADPGEMKDVDGRTVGTHTGLIHYTLGQRKGIGLGGVGDGRPWFVAGKDLAHNILYVAQGEDHPALYSTALTGTDMAWTLEEEPEFPLHCTAKFRYRQPDVPVVVTRQAGKMHIDYAATPMKGVTPGQAAALYRQEVCLGSCLIESTVGLDRKYDFLH
- the deoD gene encoding purine-nucleoside phosphorylase; amino-acid sequence: MPTPHIEITDPGLLTKTVLMPGDPLRAKFIADTFLKNVRQINSVRNMLGFTGEYLGKKVTVMGSGMGMPSIGIYSYELFAFYGVENIIRIGSAGAYVEDLNVYDVLLASDAWSESTYALCQDGYDQHVLAASPILNQKLTKAAEGLGIPLHTGRLHSSDVFYRTDNAQSFKEIRDQQGCVAVEMESFALFSNAKVLGKHAACLVTISDSLVKDQITTSEERQTAFQNMMKIALEAAE